From a single Streptomyces sp. NBC_01294 genomic region:
- a CDS encoding non-ribosomal peptide synthetase, with translation MTHDPSAGVLTGTRAADGTRRTSLTEEQLGLLLQHRADPAASPYNVPLALDLRGPLDSAALERALGTLTTRHPMLSARVVDDADGLPELETLPGRTPRLERSTVAPTSDGAEAAALLAIARHELDLERDGVLRALLLRHGAEHHTLLLVVHHLVVDGESTAILLADLLTAYREGEVPGEAPADFADYVADRARRADTDTTALEEYWRHRLDGADVDVDFPLDVPGRGDTPTGRSVPVELNADLSAEIGRFSRTHRAGPAAVLLAAYLKALGTYARQSAPTVAVPLGVRNDLRFERTVGYFVRTLLVRSPEQAGLTAAGFVARVQTELARAVDHSQLPFPKIARLIPGTDPADPQVFNCTFVLHSWADSSAAATEGVELPGGLRARWRQDVPSPGLGLLTLELYEGEGRVRGRLKYDASRIEAGTAEAFAEHVTTLAREIVREPERPVTDLEGIGPAARATLELLNATDHPIPDTDIDTLLRRRTEEQPDHVAVESGDRAWTYRELDDRINAYAQALTGRGVGAGDRVGTMLPRTDEAVAAMLAVLRIGAAYVPVDPTHPEARRRHIVDSSGMRTVLVTADTEPACPPGPVPVRLDTLTTSPSSVPQGAPTADSALHVLYTSGSTGLPKGVQLSHRALATDVLAAIRHFGIGPDDAMLLKAPFTFDVSAHEMLVALVAGARLVIAPPDAERDPDLLAQTLDRHRVTLLHLVPSQLRLLLEAEDFPANRSLRTVVSTGESLPNELRRAFEAVHPARLHNAYGPTETSYSTVFSWPRGDAGSWTSRGEVPIGVPFDNIRCHVLDDGQRLLPPGAPGELWIGGGTVSDGYLGDPDRTADRYRTLDLGDGRPGRVYRTGDLVRLLPDGSLTHLGRFDDQVKINGNRVELGEVRAALMAVDGVEDATVQVARHAAGSLQITAYVVPQGLDAAAVRRDVSRALPSHMVPVRITPVARIPLLANGKTDRQELARLAATAEPSEAQGAEAQGAEAQTAEAPAATASTASVAAASTSPTGAVPTASTGALTASAPAAVARQAVLPKLRAVWADLLGATEDSSQFFEDGGDSILAMQLVSRMRREGYTLTMREIYKHPVLADLAAHLDSGVPQGPTAAAAAPAAAGPAGGRPLAPVQSWFFRHIRTDLHQWNQSVLLELNRPLDASVLRLALQAVVAAHPALSARFEHDGATGDGRMADAAPFAAYLPREVLWEREFGGEDELDRVLEEAEESLRPLDGIHVRAVLARDRRDGTDLLLIAVHHLVVDGVSWRILLEDLEHALDALADGALPALPAEAWSYGQWVDDLPAVATRPGEADHWLALAEQRKAARTLLLTTPAPDEQQIRRIEFSLDADSTQQLIGPLPRRLGLSVHETMTGAFAQALARWRGTSTVTFDVETHGRHGRDDLFRTVGWFTAIHPVVISAERARDPEEFVTEAGRELATVPQGGVGFGACREYEPRQAVREALRTMPPALVCFNYYGQADQLSPAGRFRMSGRPIPREHSARCERVYGIEVYGIVHDGRLRMGLTWVPSPADGVDEDAVEALVAQMRWVLATLAGTDPDAVLAGEITAPGHAARPARTRRTTPAGPQRESVPVTAQQHGLLLDALAHQGTGRYVEQLHWRWHGTLDTDRFTAAWEAVFAREAVLRTAFDWQAEPRLVLHDEARPEVVRLAHGSDDWDDLLERDRLRGFDLRRPGLLRATLFDEAAPGDTETASTRVLLTFHHVLLDGWSVSLLIQQFYRAYLAGGTLSETGTRRPDIRDYSRWLHAQDTDPARDYWSAAVPAGPLAVRPALPGEPTGQQGSGRAQTRLTPAEADRLRRWAASHAATESSALNTAWALLLSRACGSTGPVRVGFGVTVSGRGIPLDGVERLPGLLMNSLPMTIEVDPAATVPGLLAGLRDQALDMASYEWVSTGQIHEWSGRGAGEKLVESLLVLENYPRSQDGLEDDLAAQGIRVELPDAAGSETAFPVALLAYRDTDGSLVLAAVHDRSRLADAEAATLVELCARLLRDLPVIGDDLTTVADLLETLPDDALPTMADRPERDRADDDGASWPEGPDTQLLRDAWQAVLGAGDVAPGDHFFEAGGHSLLAMKLLREIAERTGRTLRLDDLLAHPTAGALARLLADGPGTGDRGVLVPLREAADPDAGTLYLVHPPGGQVACYAQLAQSYPGPEALIGIRDPRVDQAEPEHLTTEQLAEIYLEALLPVLESGRRVVLGGFSGGGVIAYEIAQRITADGWQPPLVVMIDAGAPDGEFTDTEAEGSFASRLRAVAENRADTGAGTDAGTETDTGPQPADDPAQGSTDEPADADAYLAELAQIAEWVRGDGGGDPVALMTDSVEAVQRYRPLPYQGPVAVLRAGDTGFGRGTDYDESDRFHGRPGLGWEDHCEDLAIRIVPGNHVTMLTGDNVRTLARILASAART, from the coding sequence ATGACCCATGACCCCTCCGCAGGCGTGCTGACCGGGACGCGGGCGGCGGACGGCACCCGCCGGACCTCCCTGACCGAGGAGCAACTCGGCCTGCTGCTCCAGCACCGCGCCGATCCCGCCGCATCCCCGTACAACGTGCCGCTGGCACTCGACCTGCGCGGCCCCCTTGACTCCGCCGCACTGGAACGGGCACTCGGCACCCTGACGACCCGCCATCCCATGCTCTCCGCCCGCGTCGTGGACGACGCCGACGGCCTGCCCGAGCTGGAGACCCTGCCCGGCCGCACTCCGCGTCTGGAGCGCAGCACCGTCGCCCCCACCTCCGACGGTGCCGAAGCCGCCGCGCTGCTGGCCATCGCACGCCACGAACTGGACCTGGAACGGGACGGCGTCCTGCGGGCCCTGCTGCTGCGCCACGGCGCCGAGCACCACACCCTGCTGCTCGTCGTCCACCACCTCGTCGTGGACGGCGAGTCCACCGCGATCCTGCTCGCCGACCTCCTCACCGCCTACAGGGAGGGCGAGGTCCCCGGCGAAGCCCCGGCCGACTTCGCGGACTACGTCGCCGACCGCGCCCGGCGCGCCGACACGGACACCACCGCCCTGGAGGAGTACTGGCGCCACCGCCTGGACGGCGCCGACGTTGACGTCGACTTCCCGCTGGACGTCCCCGGCCGCGGCGACACGCCCACCGGCCGCAGCGTGCCCGTCGAGCTGAACGCCGACCTGTCCGCCGAGATCGGCCGCTTCTCCCGCACCCACCGGGCCGGCCCGGCCGCCGTGCTGCTCGCCGCCTACCTCAAGGCGCTCGGGACGTATGCGCGCCAGTCCGCCCCGACCGTGGCCGTCCCGCTGGGCGTCCGCAACGACCTGCGGTTCGAGCGCACCGTCGGCTACTTCGTCCGGACCCTGCTCGTCCGTTCCCCCGAGCAGGCCGGCCTGACCGCGGCCGGCTTCGTGGCCCGCGTGCAGACCGAACTCGCCCGCGCCGTCGACCACTCCCAGCTGCCGTTCCCCAAGATCGCCCGCCTCATTCCCGGCACCGACCCGGCCGACCCGCAGGTCTTCAACTGCACTTTTGTCCTGCACAGCTGGGCCGACTCCTCCGCAGCCGCCACTGAGGGCGTCGAACTGCCCGGCGGCCTGCGCGCCCGCTGGCGCCAGGACGTCCCCTCGCCCGGCCTCGGCCTGCTCACCCTCGAACTGTACGAGGGCGAGGGCCGGGTCCGCGGTCGCCTCAAGTACGACGCCTCCCGCATCGAGGCCGGCACCGCCGAGGCCTTCGCCGAGCATGTCACCACCCTCGCCCGGGAGATCGTCCGCGAGCCCGAGCGCCCGGTCACCGACCTGGAAGGCATCGGCCCGGCCGCCCGCGCCACCCTCGAACTGCTCAACGCCACCGACCACCCCATCCCTGACACCGACATCGACACCCTGCTGCGCCGCCGCACCGAGGAGCAGCCCGACCACGTCGCCGTCGAGTCCGGCGACCGCGCCTGGACCTACCGCGAGCTCGACGACCGCATCAACGCCTACGCGCAGGCCCTCACCGGCCGCGGGGTCGGCGCCGGCGACCGGGTCGGCACCATGCTGCCGCGCACCGACGAGGCCGTCGCCGCCATGCTCGCCGTACTCCGGATCGGCGCCGCGTACGTCCCGGTCGACCCGACCCACCCCGAGGCCCGCCGGCGCCACATCGTGGACAGCAGCGGTATGCGGACGGTACTGGTCACCGCCGACACCGAGCCGGCCTGCCCGCCCGGCCCCGTACCGGTCCGCCTGGACACGCTCACCACCAGCCCGTCCTCCGTGCCGCAAGGCGCCCCCACCGCCGACAGCGCCCTGCACGTCCTCTACACCTCCGGGTCCACCGGCCTACCCAAGGGTGTGCAGCTCAGCCACCGGGCGCTGGCCACCGACGTCCTCGCCGCGATCCGCCACTTCGGCATCGGCCCCGACGATGCCATGCTGCTGAAGGCGCCGTTCACCTTCGACGTAAGCGCCCACGAGATGCTGGTCGCGCTGGTCGCCGGCGCCCGGCTGGTCATCGCCCCACCGGACGCCGAACGCGACCCCGACCTGCTCGCCCAGACCCTCGACCGGCACCGGGTCACCCTGCTCCACCTGGTCCCCTCCCAGCTGCGGCTGCTGCTGGAGGCCGAGGACTTCCCCGCCAACCGGAGCCTGCGCACCGTGGTCAGCACCGGCGAGTCGCTGCCCAACGAACTGCGCCGCGCCTTCGAGGCGGTCCACCCCGCCCGCCTGCACAACGCGTACGGCCCGACCGAGACCTCGTACTCGACCGTCTTCTCCTGGCCGCGCGGCGACGCGGGCTCGTGGACCAGCCGCGGCGAGGTGCCGATCGGCGTGCCGTTCGACAACATCCGCTGCCACGTCCTCGACGACGGGCAGCGGCTGCTGCCGCCCGGCGCGCCGGGCGAGCTGTGGATCGGCGGGGGGACGGTGTCCGACGGCTACCTCGGCGATCCCGACCGGACCGCCGACCGCTACCGCACCCTCGACCTCGGCGACGGCCGCCCCGGACGGGTCTACCGCACCGGCGACCTCGTCAGGCTGCTCCCGGACGGATCCCTCACCCACCTCGGGCGGTTCGACGACCAGGTGAAGATCAACGGCAACCGGGTCGAACTTGGCGAGGTACGCGCCGCGCTGATGGCCGTCGACGGCGTCGAGGACGCTACCGTCCAGGTCGCCCGGCACGCCGCGGGCAGCCTGCAGATCACCGCGTACGTGGTGCCGCAGGGCCTGGACGCCGCAGCGGTGCGCCGGGACGTGAGCCGGGCACTGCCCTCGCACATGGTGCCGGTGCGGATCACGCCCGTGGCCCGGATCCCTCTGCTGGCCAACGGGAAGACCGACCGCCAGGAGCTGGCCCGGCTCGCCGCCACGGCCGAGCCGTCCGAAGCACAGGGCGCCGAAGCACAGGGCGCCGAAGCACAGACCGCCGAAGCACCGGCCGCCACCGCGTCGACCGCCTCCGTCGCTGCTGCGTCGACCTCCCCCACCGGTGCCGTTCCGACGGCATCCACCGGCGCCCTTACGGCATCCGCCCCCGCCGCGGTGGCGCGGCAGGCCGTCCTGCCCAAGCTCCGCGCCGTCTGGGCCGACCTGCTGGGAGCCACCGAGGACAGCAGCCAGTTCTTCGAGGACGGCGGTGACTCCATCCTCGCCATGCAGCTGGTCTCCCGGATGCGGCGCGAGGGCTACACCCTGACGATGCGCGAGATCTACAAGCACCCGGTGCTCGCCGATCTCGCCGCCCATCTCGACTCCGGCGTGCCGCAGGGCCCCACCGCGGCAGCCGCCGCGCCTGCGGCCGCCGGCCCGGCCGGCGGACGGCCGCTCGCCCCCGTCCAGTCGTGGTTCTTCCGCCACATCAGGACCGACCTCCACCAGTGGAACCAGTCCGTCCTGCTGGAGCTCAACCGCCCCCTCGACGCCTCCGTGCTGCGCCTCGCCCTGCAGGCCGTAGTGGCCGCCCACCCCGCGCTCAGCGCCCGCTTCGAGCACGACGGCGCCACCGGCGACGGCCGGATGGCCGACGCGGCCCCGTTCGCCGCCTACCTGCCCCGCGAGGTTTTGTGGGAGCGGGAGTTCGGCGGCGAGGACGAGCTCGATCGGGTACTCGAAGAAGCCGAGGAGAGTCTTCGCCCACTGGACGGCATCCACGTGCGGGCCGTCCTCGCCCGCGACCGGCGCGACGGCACCGATCTGCTGCTGATCGCCGTCCACCACCTGGTCGTCGACGGGGTGTCCTGGCGCATCCTCCTGGAGGACCTGGAGCACGCCCTCGACGCCCTCGCCGACGGCGCCCTGCCCGCTCTGCCCGCCGAGGCCTGGTCCTACGGCCAGTGGGTCGACGACCTGCCCGCCGTCGCCACCCGCCCGGGCGAGGCCGACCACTGGCTCGCCCTGGCCGAGCAGCGCAAGGCCGCCCGTACCCTGCTGCTGACCACCCCGGCCCCCGACGAGCAGCAGATCCGCCGCATCGAGTTCTCCCTCGACGCCGACTCCACCCAGCAGCTGATCGGCCCGCTGCCGCGCCGCCTCGGCCTGTCCGTGCACGAGACGATGACGGGCGCCTTCGCCCAAGCCCTCGCCCGGTGGCGCGGCACCTCCACGGTCACCTTCGACGTCGAGACCCACGGCCGTCACGGCCGCGACGACCTGTTCCGCACCGTCGGCTGGTTCACGGCCATCCACCCAGTGGTGATCAGTGCCGAACGCGCCCGGGATCCCGAGGAGTTCGTCACTGAGGCCGGCCGTGAGCTGGCCACCGTACCGCAGGGCGGCGTCGGCTTCGGCGCCTGCCGCGAGTACGAGCCCCGGCAGGCCGTGCGCGAAGCCCTGCGCACCATGCCGCCCGCCCTGGTCTGCTTCAACTACTACGGCCAGGCCGACCAGCTCAGCCCCGCCGGCCGGTTCCGGATGTCGGGCCGCCCGATCCCCCGGGAGCACTCGGCGCGCTGCGAGCGCGTCTACGGCATCGAGGTCTACGGCATCGTCCACGACGGCCGCCTGCGGATGGGACTGACCTGGGTCCCCAGCCCCGCCGACGGCGTCGACGAGGACGCCGTCGAGGCACTGGTCGCCCAGATGCGCTGGGTGCTCGCCACCCTCGCCGGCACCGATCCCGACGCCGTCCTCGCCGGCGAGATCACGGCCCCCGGCCACGCCGCCCGGCCCGCCCGCACCCGCCGCACGACCCCGGCCGGACCGCAGCGCGAGAGCGTCCCGGTCACCGCCCAACAGCACGGCCTGCTCCTCGACGCCCTGGCCCACCAGGGCACCGGCCGCTACGTCGAACAGCTCCACTGGCGCTGGCACGGGACCCTGGACACCGACCGCTTCACTGCGGCCTGGGAGGCGGTCTTCGCGCGCGAGGCCGTCCTGCGCACCGCCTTCGACTGGCAGGCCGAACCACGGCTCGTCCTGCACGACGAGGCCCGCCCCGAGGTCGTCCGCCTCGCGCACGGCAGTGACGACTGGGACGACCTGCTCGAACGCGACCGGCTGCGCGGCTTCGACCTACGCCGCCCCGGCCTGCTGCGCGCCACCCTGTTCGACGAAGCCGCCCCCGGCGACACGGAAACGGCATCCACCCGAGTCCTACTGACCTTCCACCACGTCCTGCTGGACGGCTGGAGCGTCTCCCTGCTGATCCAGCAGTTCTACCGCGCCTACCTGGCGGGCGGCACCCTGTCCGAAACCGGCACGCGCCGTCCCGACATCCGGGACTACTCGCGCTGGCTGCACGCCCAGGACACCGACCCGGCCCGCGACTACTGGTCCGCAGCCGTCCCCGCGGGACCGCTCGCGGTACGCCCCGCCCTGCCGGGCGAACCGACCGGGCAGCAGGGCTCCGGCCGCGCCCAGACCCGGCTGACGCCGGCCGAGGCCGACCGCCTGCGCCGCTGGGCGGCATCCCACGCCGCCACCGAGAGCAGCGCGCTCAACACCGCCTGGGCCCTGCTGCTCAGCCGCGCCTGCGGCAGCACCGGACCCGTCCGGGTCGGCTTCGGAGTGACCGTCTCCGGACGCGGCATCCCGCTCGACGGCGTCGAACGCCTCCCCGGCCTGCTGATGAACTCCCTGCCCATGACCATCGAGGTCGACCCCGCGGCGACCGTCCCCGGCCTCCTCGCCGGCCTGCGCGACCAGGCCCTGGACATGGCCTCGTACGAGTGGGTGTCCACCGGCCAGATCCACGAGTGGAGCGGCCGCGGAGCCGGCGAGAAACTCGTCGAGAGCCTCCTCGTCCTGGAGAACTACCCGCGCTCCCAGGACGGCCTGGAGGACGACCTCGCCGCCCAGGGCATCCGGGTCGAACTCCCCGACGCCGCCGGTTCGGAGACCGCCTTCCCCGTCGCCCTGCTCGCCTACCGCGACACGGACGGCAGCCTCGTGCTGGCCGCCGTCCACGACCGGTCCCGCCTGGCCGACGCCGAAGCCGCCACTCTGGTCGAGCTGTGCGCCCGGCTGCTGCGCGACCTCCCCGTGATCGGCGACGACCTCACCACCGTCGCCGATCTCTTGGAGACCCTCCCCGACGACGCCCTGCCCACGATGGCCGACCGACCCGAACGCGACCGCGCCGACGACGACGGCGCCTCCTGGCCCGAGGGCCCCGACACCCAACTCCTGCGCGACGCCTGGCAGGCCGTCCTCGGCGCCGGGGACGTCGCCCCCGGCGACCACTTCTTCGAGGCCGGCGGCCACTCGCTGCTCGCCATGAAACTGCTGCGCGAGATCGCCGAACGCACCGGCCGCACCCTGCGCCTGGACGACCTGCTCGCACACCCCACCGCCGGGGCCCTGGCCCGGCTGCTGGCCGACGGCCCGGGCACCGGCGATCGGGGCGTACTCGTACCGCTGCGCGAGGCCGCCGACCCGGACGCCGGAACCCTCTACCTGGTCCACCCCCCGGGCGGGCAGGTCGCCTGCTACGCCCAGCTCGCCCAGAGCTACCCGGGCCCCGAAGCGCTCATCGGCATCCGCGACCCGCGCGTCGACCAGGCCGAGCCGGAGCACCTGACGACCGAGCAACTCGCCGAAATCTACCTGGAGGCGCTGCTCCCGGTCCTGGAGAGCGGCCGGCGGGTCGTGCTCGGCGGCTTCTCCGGAGGCGGAGTCATCGCCTATGAGATCGCCCAGCGGATCACCGCCGACGGCTGGCAGCCGCCCCTCGTGGTGATGATCGACGCAGGCGCCCCCGACGGCGAGTTCACCGACACCGAGGCCGAGGGCTCGTTCGCCTCCCGACTGCGCGCAGTCGCCGAGAACCGCGCGGACACCGGGGCAGGCACCGACGCAGGCACCGAGACCGACACCGGGCCGCAACCCGCCGACGACCCGGCGCAGGGCAGCACCGACGAGCCCGCCGACGCCGACGCCTACCTCGCCGAACTCGCCCAGATCGCCGAATGGGTCCGCGGC
- a CDS encoding aminotransferase-like domain-containing protein, which translates to MSTADLHESVTDPALTSMTLLNEITGRYPQAVSFAAGRPFEGSYQVAALHRYLETYTRHLAGQGLDPDQVTRALFQYGHTKGIINDLIARHLAVDEQLTVDPASIVVTTGCQEAMVLVLRALRRDPQDVVFAAAPTYVGFTGAARLVEMPVRQVREGSGGLDPDDLEDQIRRARAAGLKPRACYVIPDFANPGGAAMPVADRERLLRIAEREDILLLEDNPYSMFHDGVPRRPTLKSLDRGARVVYFGSFAKTAFPGARIGYVIADQPVREGGVLADQLAKLKSMLTLNTSSVAQAAIGGLLLEHGCSMERASAPAANVYRRNRHALLDGLARRFGDPAHGVRWNTPAGGLFAVVTVPFRADDAALDDSARRFGVLWTPMHHFYAGTGGTEQLRLSFSVLTPAEIDSGLDRLAAFIADRTH; encoded by the coding sequence ATGAGCACCGCCGACCTCCACGAGTCGGTGACCGATCCCGCACTGACCTCGATGACCCTGCTCAACGAGATCACCGGCCGGTACCCGCAGGCGGTGTCGTTCGCGGCGGGCCGCCCCTTCGAGGGCAGCTACCAGGTGGCCGCGCTCCACCGCTACCTGGAGACCTACACCCGCCACCTGGCAGGGCAGGGCCTCGACCCCGACCAGGTGACCCGCGCCCTGTTCCAGTACGGCCACACCAAGGGCATCATCAACGACCTGATCGCCCGCCACCTCGCGGTCGACGAGCAGCTGACGGTGGATCCGGCCTCGATCGTGGTCACCACCGGCTGCCAAGAGGCGATGGTCCTGGTGCTGCGCGCGCTGCGGCGCGACCCGCAGGACGTCGTGTTCGCCGCCGCCCCGACGTACGTCGGCTTCACCGGTGCCGCCCGGCTGGTCGAGATGCCGGTGCGGCAGGTCCGGGAGGGCTCAGGCGGCCTCGACCCCGACGACCTGGAGGACCAGATCCGCCGGGCTCGCGCCGCCGGCCTCAAGCCGCGCGCCTGCTACGTGATCCCCGACTTCGCCAACCCCGGCGGCGCCGCCATGCCGGTCGCCGACCGGGAGCGCCTGCTGCGGATCGCCGAGCGCGAGGACATCCTCCTGCTGGAGGACAACCCGTACTCGATGTTCCACGACGGAGTACCGCGCCGACCCACCCTCAAGTCGCTGGACCGTGGCGCCCGGGTCGTCTACTTCGGCTCGTTCGCCAAGACCGCCTTCCCCGGCGCCCGGATCGGCTACGTCATCGCCGACCAGCCCGTCCGGGAGGGCGGCGTCCTCGCCGACCAGCTGGCCAAACTCAAGAGCATGCTGACGCTCAACACCTCCTCCGTCGCGCAGGCCGCCATCGGCGGATTGCTGCTGGAACACGGGTGCAGCATGGAACGGGCCAGCGCACCCGCGGCGAACGTCTACCGGCGCAACCGGCACGCCCTGCTCGACGGCCTCGCACGGCGGTTCGGCGACCCGGCGCACGGCGTCCGCTGGAACACCCCGGCCGGCGGGTTGTTCGCCGTGGTCACCGTCCCCTTCCGTGCGGACGACGCAGCCCTCGACGACTCCGCGCGCCGCTTCGGCGTGCTGTGGACGCCGATGCACCACTTCTACGCCGGCACCGGTGGCACCGAGCAGCTGCGGCTGTCGTTCAGCGTGTTGACACCGGCCGAGATCGACAGCGGCCTCGACCGGCTCGCCGCGTTCATCGCCGACCGGACCCACTGA
- a CDS encoding MbtH family protein yields the protein MTNPFEDAEATYLVLVNHEGQYSLWPSFAEVPAGWTVAVQATGRQDALDRIAGLWTDMRPKSLVDAMNGASA from the coding sequence ATGACCAACCCGTTCGAGGACGCCGAGGCCACCTATCTCGTACTCGTCAACCACGAGGGCCAGTACTCGCTGTGGCCGTCGTTCGCCGAGGTTCCGGCTGGTTGGACGGTCGCCGTCCAGGCCACCGGACGCCAGGACGCGCTCGACCGGATCGCCGGACTCTGGACCGACATGCGGCCCAAGAGCCTGGTCGACGCCATGAACGGCGCCTCCGCGTGA
- a CDS encoding thioesterase II family protein has protein sequence MSTEPTATWFRCLRPRPAARIRLLCFPHGGGSSAAFRQWHALLPDDVELHAVEYPGHADRLLEPLADDLARLADRACEAALPLLDRPFALYGHSLGALAAFETARRLEARGHTAVRLTASGMPAPHMVRPGTVHLGDDRAVLAELDRLGGVPPEVLEHPDLRELVLRTARADYRLAETYRTAPGAVLRAPVTTHRGLEDPELTEAEAAGWRLATTAGTIHRTFPGDHFHPAADPYPVVADVLTWLTGTGEAEGGRDAGNRATGHNRPAGDRRPLAAQ, from the coding sequence ATGAGCACCGAGCCCACCGCCACCTGGTTCCGCTGCCTGCGCCCCCGGCCGGCCGCCCGGATCCGGCTGCTGTGCTTCCCGCACGGCGGCGGCTCTTCCGCCGCCTTCCGCCAGTGGCACGCCCTCCTGCCCGACGACGTGGAACTGCACGCGGTCGAGTACCCCGGGCACGCCGACCGCCTCCTCGAACCACTCGCCGACGACCTCGCCCGGCTCGCCGATCGCGCCTGCGAGGCTGCACTGCCCCTGCTGGACCGGCCGTTCGCCCTCTACGGACACAGCCTCGGCGCCCTCGCCGCGTTCGAGACCGCCCGCCGGCTGGAGGCCCGCGGACATACCGCGGTCCGGCTGACCGCCTCCGGGATGCCCGCACCGCACATGGTGCGCCCCGGCACCGTCCACCTCGGCGACGACCGCGCCGTACTGGCAGAACTCGACCGCCTCGGCGGAGTACCGCCCGAAGTACTCGAACACCCGGACCTGCGCGAGCTCGTGCTGCGCACGGCCCGTGCCGACTACCGCTTGGCCGAGACCTACCGGACCGCGCCCGGCGCGGTCCTCCGGGCCCCGGTGACGACCCACCGTGGCCTGGAGGATCCCGAGCTGACCGAGGCCGAAGCGGCGGGCTGGCGGCTCGCGACCACCGCCGGAACCATCCACCGGACCTTTCCCGGCGACCACTTTCACCCTGCCGCCGACCCGTACCCGGTCGTCGCCGACGTCCTGACCTGGCTGACCGGCACCGGTGAGGCCGAGGGCGGCAGGGACGCAGGGAACCGCGCGACCGGCCACAACAGGCCCGCAGGCGACCGCCGGCCCCTGGCGGCACAGTGA
- a CDS encoding alpha-ketoacid dehydrogenase subunit beta produces MSEITMAKALNTALRDALRDDPKTILFGEDIGALGGVFRITDGLAAEFGDDRCFDTPLAESAILGTAVGMAMYGYRPIVEMQFDAFAYPAFEQLVSHVAKLRNRTRGAIGLPLTIRIPYGGGIGGVEHHSDSSEIYYMATPGLTVVTPANAADAYSLLRRSIASPDPVVFLEPKRLYWHKEAIGLPVDTGPLGSAVIRRHGTHATLIAYGPAVTTALEAAEAAAEHGWDLEVIDLRTLMPLDDATVCASVRRTGRAVVVHEAHGFAGPGAEIAARITERCFYHLEAPVRRVTGFDVPYPPPLLERHYLPGVDRILDAVASLEWEAVPA; encoded by the coding sequence ATGTCCGAGATCACCATGGCCAAGGCGCTCAACACCGCCCTGCGCGACGCCCTGCGCGACGACCCCAAGACCATCCTGTTCGGCGAGGACATCGGCGCCCTCGGCGGCGTCTTCCGGATCACCGACGGCCTGGCCGCCGAATTCGGCGACGATCGCTGCTTCGACACCCCGCTCGCCGAATCGGCCATCTTGGGCACCGCCGTCGGCATGGCGATGTACGGCTACCGCCCGATCGTCGAGATGCAGTTCGACGCCTTCGCCTACCCCGCCTTCGAACAGCTCGTCAGCCACGTCGCCAAACTGCGCAACCGCACCCGCGGCGCCATCGGCCTCCCCCTGACCATCCGCATCCCGTACGGCGGCGGCATCGGCGGCGTCGAGCACCACAGCGACTCCTCCGAGATCTACTACATGGCCACCCCCGGACTGACGGTCGTCACCCCGGCGAACGCGGCCGACGCGTACTCGCTGCTGCGTCGTTCCATAGCCTCCCCCGACCCCGTGGTCTTCCTCGAACCCAAGCGGCTGTACTGGCACAAGGAGGCCATCGGACTGCCGGTGGACACCGGCCCGCTCGGCTCGGCGGTCATCAGACGGCACGGCACCCATGCCACCCTCATCGCCTACGGCCCCGCGGTCACCACCGCGCTGGAAGCCGCCGAGGCCGCAGCCGAACACGGCTGGGACCTCGAAGTCATCGACCTGCGGACTCTGATGCCGCTCGACGACGCGACGGTCTGCGCCAGCGTGCGCCGCACCGGACGCGCCGTCGTCGTCCACGAGGCACACGGCTTCGCCGGCCCGGGCGCCGAGATCGCCGCCCGGATCACCGAACGCTGCTTCTACCACCTGGAAGCACCCGTGCGCCGCGTCACCGGATTCGACGTGCCGTACCCGCCGCCGCTGCTGGAGCGCCACTACCTGCCCGGCGTGGACCGGATCCTGGACGCGGTGGCGTCCCTGGAATGGGAGGCGGTCCCGGCATGA